A genomic window from Salvia hispanica cultivar TCC Black 2014 chromosome 5, UniMelb_Shisp_WGS_1.0, whole genome shotgun sequence includes:
- the LOC125186224 gene encoding OVARIAN TUMOR DOMAIN-containing deubiquitinating enzyme 9-like: MGMMCDLDPDVVRWGLHHLDVCSLANNGSLPAVTCYVEEKSTTDTLKVDFCTKAESVVENDKAIAQALQEELSRLDAAQDLGSVSSREQQNQKESILTHNWLGPSGRHFSSEWQETLPEIENDSVIDGEMGKRLNQLVPIPHVPKINGEIPSADEATSDHQRLLDRLQLYELIELKISGDGNCQFRSLSDQIYRTSEHHKFVREQVVNQLKLRPDLYENYVPMAYGDYIKKMSKNGEWGDHVTLQAAADWFGIKIFVVTSFKDTCYIEILPQTEQKSNRTIFLSFWAEVHYNSIYPLGELPEVESKKKKRWWW; encoded by the exons ATGGGAATGATGTGTGATCTAGATCCTGATGTTGTACGATGGGGTCTTCACCACTTAGATGTTTGCTCATTAGCAAACAATGGCTCTCTACCTGCTGTGACGTGCTATGTGGAGGAAAAATCGACGACTGATACATTGAAGGTGGACTTCTGTACTAAAGCAGAATCCGTAGTGGAGAATGATAAGGCAATCGCTCAAGCTCTTCAGGAAGAGTTATCAAGACTTGATGCTGCACAGGATCTAGGATCTGTATCTTCTCGAGAACAACAAAATCAGAAAGAATCGATTCTTACTCATAATTGGCTTGGACCTTCAGGAAGGCACTTCAGCTCTG AGTGGCAGGAGACCTTGCCGGAGATTGAAAATGATTCTGTTATTGATGGTGAAATGGGGAAAAGGCTGAATCAATTGGTTCCAATTCCT CATGTTCCTAAAATCAATGGTGAGATACCCTCAGCGGATGAAGCTACATCAGACCATCAAAGGCTTCTGGACAG ATTGCAATTATACGAGCTGATTGAACTCAAAATCTCAGGAGACGGCAACTGTCAG TTCCGTTCGTTGTCTGATCAAATATATCGGACGTCAGAGCATCACAAATTCGTGAGAGAACAAGTAGTCAACCAG CTGAAGCTAAGACCGGACTTGTATGAAAATTATGTCCCGATGGCTTATGGTGATTACATAAAGAAAATGAGCAA GAACGGGGAATGGGGTGATCACGTCACGTTGCAGGCTGCTGCAGATTGG TTTGGcatcaaaatatttgttgttacATCATTCAAGGATACATGCTACATCGAGATCCTTCCACAAACTGAACAGAAGTCCAATAGAA CTATATTCTTGAGCTTCTGGGCCGAGGTTCACTATAATTCGATATATCCATTAGGAG AATTGCCTGAGGTAGagagcaagaagaagaagcgaTGGTGGTGGTGA